AGGATTTTAAACCACGAGTGATTTGCGTCGACCAGTGGCCTACATAACAGCACAAATCCAAAACACGAAGCTTGCGCTTAGGTTCTGTCTTTGCCCAATTCTTAAAAAGGTTCACTGCCAAGTGAATATTGTGAGTTTGATCTAAAAAGAAGCCGGTTTTCTGTCCCTCTTTCAAATCACAGCTCATAGCCACAACACCGTCATCGGCAGCAGCGTTCAAAAGAATCTCTACGTCGGTCAGATCAAACTCAGGAAGATCTTTAATGACGTTAGGCTCTTCAACGTTTAAGCCTTCCAATTTACGAATGCCGACGTCGTTACGAATAACAACAGCTGTTTCATTCCATGAAAAATTAGAAAGACCTTGTTCGTGCGCTTTTTGCACTAAACCTTTAAAGAAATCTTGGGCATTCTTCAAAGCTTCATTCATTCCCGCCGTTACCAACTGAGCCGCAAAGACCTGCGCCTTTTTGCCTTTTTGCTCGATAACGTAATAGTCCAAAACCAATCCTGGAATGTAATCAGATTCACCGAAAGCCAAACGGAAACTTCCGCGGAAGCCCGCGGCCTTACGCACTTTCCAAGAATTTAAAATCTTCCCCTGCAGGAATTCAAAACTCGTCGGTTCTTTTTCCTGACTATTGAAGCTGAGGGCGCGAAAAGCGATCAAGGAATGAGGATTGCCGTAACCGCGAGCTAAAAACTGACCCTTGGAATCTTGCAACTCAACTGGAGTTCCCGGCAACAAACCTTTTGGACTTGCTGAAAGTTCATTAGAAAACACCCACGGGTGTCCACTGCGAATACGTTTATCTGCTCCAGGACGGAGTCTCCATACAGTCGTCATCACTCACCTTCAACGGCAAAGACCAAAAGCTCGGTCACTTCTTTCTTCGAAAAATTATCGTCTACCATTACCAGAAGAGAGCGCCGTCCGTCTGCTAATTTCGGTCCCCAGGCCATGGCTTCGAAATTTTCTACACTCTTTCCAGGCCGAGATTTTGTGAGATCGGTTTCAAAATCAATTAATGCGGTTTTGGACGCCCCTTTGAACGGCCCCTCCCCTAGCTGGGCCAGCTTCGAAACATCTGTCGCGGATGTTAAATCAGCCAGATAAAGCTTCGTCGTCTTCGCTATCAGATTTTTCGGGGAAACCCGCACACCTCTTTCCATAACAATCAGTTTATTTTCGGATAAGGCCAGAATCTCTGAAACCCCACGAAAAACTTCGTGCCCTTTGTCCGTACTGCTGACGGCCTCTAAGTTATAGGCATACTCGGCCGCCACTTTATATCCCTCAGATCCTTTATCTTCAAATTTGATAATACGAATCCAGGCACCCGCCGAACTCTTGTCGACGAAAGAGCTCTCCTGAAGCAAAGGCGACTCTGTAGCTGCATAAAGGAATTTTCCGTCGGCAAAAGAAGTAAGGCCTTCAAAGGCGACGTTGTTTTGCGTGCCCTTTTTCTGTTGACCCGTCAGCTCGGGCAAAAACTTATCAGGCAATGGAAGATCATTTTTCCACTTCCCGTCTTTAGACACACGAAAAAGGCGCGGCATCTGTCGAGGTTTCGCGTTATTATTGCCTTCAGAGGAAATAACACAATCTCCGCTAGGCAAAAGCGCCAAGCCCTCGGCATCCAAAGCATCTTCTTTGCCTTCATACTTCGGGAGGTTCTTAATGAACTGCACGTCTTTCGGTTTAAGAGTGACCAATTTCTTTTCGATGGAAAGTTCAAATTCATAAAAACGCGGTTCACCAAAGCGACCGCGATCATCCGAAACCGCGTAAAGAGAAGTTCCCGACCAGACAATGCCGGAAAGACCACCGATCGTGGTCTTCTTAAATTTCTCTGCATTTTTTATGGAAGTTTCGCCGACATATTCCAAATGCAAAGCCTGTGCTTGGAACCCCAGAAGTAAACTGAAGAAAATCCCGCAGGCTTTAAGCATTAACTTCTCCAGCGAAGTTCTGTTTCTTTCACCGGATGATTGAAGTCGCGTTTTTGTTCTAAGTGATCATGATACTCTGTTTTCAAAGAGTAATACCACTTAGCCTGAGTGTCGGCGTCTTTGATTAACATCAAGCTTGGATCGTACTTCAATCCTTCTTGTTGTTTCGTCACCGCATCCATGTCTTGACCCAGGAAAGTTTTAGAGAACTGATTGATCGCTGGTTTTAAAAGCGTCAACCAAGGAATATCCCAATAAGCTAGCTGAGTCACACGCGTGTTCTTTTCATCAACCGGAGTCAACGCCGTGTAAGAATAGAAATTGCGAGGGCCCACTTCGATATGCTCAACACGAATACAAGGTAAAGTGAAAGTGATCTCGGTCGTCGGAGTTCCACCTAATATCTTATAAGCCTTCGAATTTTTAGAAGGCTGATGGCGCACCATTTGGAAGCCGTAGTTCACCGGCGCAAACTTTTTGCGTTTTTCCAACATCGTTTTTTCTGAGCGCCAGAACCAGCTCTTATGCACGTAAGGTCCATGCGCAGGATCCATCAAACCGATCACCGCATGATCGACGTGACATGGGAAATTCACCACGTAAGTGAGCTTCGGCTTCACATCATTGCCAAAAGCTTTCATCACCGGAATTTGCGGCGCTTTACTCATGTCATAATCTTTATCGCCGATGAAAATCCAGATCAGACCTTGTGCCTCGTGCACAGGATAAGAACGCACTTTAATTTTATTCGGATTCAAATCCTGTCCAGGGCACAAAGAAGGAATTTCTGTGCACATACCTGAGCCATCAAATTTCCAACCGTGATAAGGACACTCGATCGTGTCTTCAACCACGCGACCAAAGCTCAAAGGAATGCCACGATGAGGACAGATATCCCGAACAGCAGAAACTGTTCCTTTAGAATTACGGAAAAAGACGATGGGTTCATTCATGATTTTACGAGCCTGAGACTTTCCCACAGCCAATTCGCTGCTAGGTAAACCCACGTACCAAACATTCTTTAAAAAACCGGTATACATTTCGTTCCTTTTTTACTTACAGACCTGCGCGCTTTTCTGCCAGAAGGCAGGTGTTCTGAAGAAGAGTTGCGATGGTCATAGGACCCACTCCACCTGGCACGGGAGTGACCGCTTTCACCCATCCATCAAGCTCTTCCGTGCGCACGTCACCACAAAGCTTTCCGTTCGGTCCATCATGGTGCATTCCCACGTCGATGACAATAGCATCTTTCTTAAAATCTTCACGTCCCAGAAGACGCGCTTTTCCTGCAGCCACGACAACCAGATCGGCTTCTCGTACTACCGAGGATAGATTTTTAGTTTTCGAATGACAAAGTGTCACGGTCGCATTGGCCTCTGTCAGAAGCTGCGCCATGGGTTTTCCCACGATATTACTGCGTCCTACAACGACAGCGCGAAGACCTTCGACAGAAATTCCGTAGTGCTTAAGAATCGTCATCACTCCTTCCGGAGTGCAGGGTTTTACAACCGGCTTACCCGCAAAAAAGTATCCCAAAGACGCATATGTTAAACCGTCCGAATCTTTTTCGGGAGCCACTAATCGCAAAACCTCATCCGAACTCAAATGGGCTGGTAAAGGAAACTGCACCAAGATGCCATCGACAGACGCATCATTATTCAAAGCTTTGATTTGCGCATTAAGTTCTAGCTGAGTGGTGTGAGCCGGCATCGCGATAATTTGCGAGGTCATACCGACAGATTCACAAGCTTTCTTCTTATTTCTGACGTAGATGTGGCTGGCATCATCGTCGCCGACAATGACAACCGACAGATGAGGCGCTCTTCCCACTTTTTCCGAGAATCCCGTTACCCGGTGAGACAGCTTTGAACGCACTTCTTTGGCGACTTCTTTACCATTAAGAATGAGCATTCACACCTCCCAATTGCCCCTTCAATGTCCGCTATTTATTAAAGAAATTCAATGGTTTAATAAAATCCTGACAAAGACACCGCGCTCCTAAAAACAAACCTTTTTAGCGTCTTTTTCAAGGCTTTCGGACACTGCCTGCAGGCGCTTTTTCCTTGCTTCGACGCTGCAAAATAAGGTACAAACCCTTTAAAACATTAGGGGATTTAGAATGGCTGAAAAAGTTAAGCTTTCAAAAGATGGTAGTTCCATTGATTTCGTTCAATCTGATAGCTTACCGACGTCGCTAAAAAAATTCCGTCAAAGCCCTGAGATCGAGGGTTTCTACCGTTTCATTTTCGAAAATGATCTGCAAAAAGAAGCTTACGATATTTTAGATCGTATCATCATCCAGCGTAAGGCGAAAAAAGCCGACGCGAAGAAAGAAGCCCAAGCAGAAAAAGCGGCGGCAAAAAAAGAAGCTTCGGCTGTTAAAGGCAAAAAGAAGTAAGAAAAAAGTCCGGACCTCCGGACTTTTTTTATTTCATCCGCTCCCTTCTCTAATTCCGCGCAGTCCTCCTTCGCATCTCGTTTGCTAGATCGCCTCCTCGAGGAGGCATTCATGAATGCAAACAAAGTTTTAAAAAATAAAAAAGGCCAGGGCCTAATCGAGTATCTTATCATCGTGGCGATCGTCGCTGTGGGTAGCATGGCGGTGATCAAAGTGGTCGGCGCCAATGTCGGTGTTCGCTTCGCCAATATCGCTAATGTCTTGGGTGGCAAAGCCGCTGGTACAAATGTGCAAGTGCAAGAAGTGACGGAATCCATGACGAAGAAGAAAGACTTCAGCAACTTCTTTGATGGCGCCACAAACCAGCAATCCAAATCTAAAAATTAATATGAGAATCGGAAATAGACAGGGGCAAGGTGTTGTTGAAGCCCTTTTATCTTTACCGCTTCTTTTTCTGGCAGGCTCCGCGATTGCAGCTCTTCTGTATCGCGGAGTCGTTTTCTATTACACCGACTACCAACTGCATGAAGCATTGATTTGCACTCAGCACGAATCAGTAAACCACTGTAAAAACGAGTTGCATCAGCGACTTGGAAAAGTTCTTTTCATTAAATCCCCGTACGAAACCCAAATCATTCGGAGCTACCGAGCCGTTCGAGGCAAGGTCTCTGTAAAGTTAACCCCTGAACTGTCTATTG
The window above is part of the Bdellovibrio bacteriovorus genome. Proteins encoded here:
- a CDS encoding class I SAM-dependent rRNA methyltransferase; protein product: MTTVWRLRPGADKRIRSGHPWVFSNELSASPKGLLPGTPVELQDSKGQFLARGYGNPHSLIAFRALSFNSQEKEPTSFEFLQGKILNSWKVRKAAGFRGSFRLAFGESDYIPGLVLDYYVIEQKGKKAQVFAAQLVTAGMNEALKNAQDFFKGLVQKAHEQGLSNFSWNETAVVIRNDVGIRKLEGLNVEEPNVIKDLPEFDLTDVEILLNAAADDGVVAMSCDLKEGQKTGFFLDQTHNIHLAVNLFKNWAKTEPKRKLRVLDLCCYVGHWSTQITRGLKSLGFEVEVSLVDVSKTALAFAKKNAEREGAEVVVHEMDVSEGLTSLPSAHYDIVIADPPAFIKSKKDIPIGKHAYLKMNTHAFRMVKRNGFVASCSCSGLLEEEEFRDAIRKASLRNSFEVRSVLRGGHAADHPTLMQFPEGFYLKMYVHYV
- a CDS encoding esterase-like activity of phytase family protein, whose product is MLKACGIFFSLLLGFQAQALHLEYVGETSIKNAEKFKKTTIGGLSGIVWSGTSLYAVSDDRGRFGEPRFYEFELSIEKKLVTLKPKDVQFIKNLPKYEGKEDALDAEGLALLPSGDCVISSEGNNNAKPRQMPRLFRVSKDGKWKNDLPLPDKFLPELTGQQKKGTQNNVAFEGLTSFADGKFLYAATESPLLQESSFVDKSSAGAWIRIIKFEDKGSEGYKVAAEYAYNLEAVSSTDKGHEVFRGVSEILALSENKLIVMERGVRVSPKNLIAKTTKLYLADLTSATDVSKLAQLGEGPFKGASKTALIDFETDLTKSRPGKSVENFEAMAWGPKLADGRRSLLVMVDDNFSKKEVTELLVFAVEGE
- a CDS encoding aromatic ring-hydroxylating oxygenase subunit alpha — its product is MYTGFLKNVWYVGLPSSELAVGKSQARKIMNEPIVFFRNSKGTVSAVRDICPHRGIPLSFGRVVEDTIECPYHGWKFDGSGMCTEIPSLCPGQDLNPNKIKVRSYPVHEAQGLIWIFIGDKDYDMSKAPQIPVMKAFGNDVKPKLTYVVNFPCHVDHAVIGLMDPAHGPYVHKSWFWRSEKTMLEKRKKFAPVNYGFQMVRHQPSKNSKAYKILGGTPTTEITFTLPCIRVEHIEVGPRNFYSYTALTPVDEKNTRVTQLAYWDIPWLTLLKPAINQFSKTFLGQDMDAVTKQQEGLKYDPSLMLIKDADTQAKWYYSLKTEYHDHLEQKRDFNHPVKETELRWRS
- the folD gene encoding bifunctional methylenetetrahydrofolate dehydrogenase/methenyltetrahydrofolate cyclohydrolase FolD; the encoded protein is MLILNGKEVAKEVRSKLSHRVTGFSEKVGRAPHLSVVIVGDDDASHIYVRNKKKACESVGMTSQIIAMPAHTTQLELNAQIKALNNDASVDGILVQFPLPAHLSSDEVLRLVAPEKDSDGLTYASLGYFFAGKPVVKPCTPEGVMTILKHYGISVEGLRAVVVGRSNIVGKPMAQLLTEANATVTLCHSKTKNLSSVVREADLVVVAAGKARLLGREDFKKDAIVIDVGMHHDGPNGKLCGDVRTEELDGWVKAVTPVPGGVGPMTIATLLQNTCLLAEKRAGL
- a CDS encoding Flp family type IVb pilin, whose amino-acid sequence is MNANKVLKNKKGQGLIEYLIIVAIVAVGSMAVIKVVGANVGVRFANIANVLGGKAAGTNVQVQEVTESMTKKKDFSNFFDGATNQQSKSKN